TTCTCAAAGAATGGCGAGCATTGCAGAATTGACAACGTGATGCGTCACTATATGACGTATAATCGGATTCCAAGTTTGATAACGTTGAAAATGGAGTCGGAAATCGGCGACGAGCGCTTCTGGGTATCTCGTGGTCAGTTAAATCAGTTCTATTGATCACATTGCAAGTAACATCTGGAGAAAAAGGATTGGCGATTTCTTCAGTTCTTTCCCACAACCATTGCTCAAAGTCAATTAATGTCGGATTAGAGTTTTTGTGAATAAAACCTACAACAAATTTATTCCAACTCGAGTTCAGTTCTTGAGGAATCCGGCTTGAAACCCTTCTTACATTCTCGACGCTACTGATGTCAGCCAAATAACACATCTTTTTGAGATTCACCACGCAGTCACGCACGTCTGAGTGAAAATTTAGCAATCTATCGGCCGAAAGAGGCGACATACGTTTTCCATTTACAACTCGGTCAAGCACCGCCCGTGCGATCAGTACCGGCTGTCCGTAGCGGCGTTTTAATTCCTTTAAAACCAGTATGTAATGACTACCGGCGGTACCTAATCCCTCAACACGACGCTTCGCCGAACCCGACAAATACGCGGACAATCTCACCATGCGTTGACCATCATAGTCTAACCGTGAATGAACATTTTCATAAAACAATTCAATGAAATTAGGCCAGTTTATAGCACTCCCATCAAACGGACTTATTTGTACCGGCGGCAAATGATGCTCAGCCcacattttagaatttaaaCTCAAAGATAAACACGTTTGCTCAGCTagagaaatgttatcatttacCGTTCTGGATCCTGCTTGATTTGGTTGGAGATTATCGATCCAGGAGTCTACCGATTGGTCTGGCAACGGCATTTGGTTTGCTGGTGAAGGATTTTGGTAATGTCTTGGAGTGTAAGAAATCGTATATTCACGACGTTTATCTGACGCGGTAAAAGTCTCTGGTTCGAAGCGGGCACTTTTTCTTCGAGTTGATTGTAACACGTCGTGTTCGTCAAAGTTATTGAACCTGTGGCTCATAAAGGGACTCTTTAAAAGAGTTGGTGTCTCTCGGCGATCGTCGTGTTCTCGTGCTCTAGATTCTCGAAGTTGGTCAGTCGCCGCCCCCATTTCACCACCGGACTGCTTGGCGCACGCTGGCTGGAGATTTATTGTATTATCGCTGTCCTCTTCCATCCTTTCACTTGAAATCTGAGAGTTCCCTTCGTCAGGAGCCACGCACGATATTTCAGGTTCACGGTCAATTTAACTATCAATTTCATCGTTCATACCTTCAACTTCAGATATCACTTTCTGAACGCATTCTTCGAAAGCAGCTTTCGACTCTGCGTTGCGAATTTGAGGTAATGTGTTCGATACAATTTGATTATAGGCGGCCAGTTTAAAATGTAACTCTGTTTTTAGGCATGCCAGCTGCGATCTTCGAGCCTTCTCGTTTATCAAATTTCGACTTTTGGTCAACAATGATTCAAACTCAGTCTCTGTGTTGATACGCTTTTGTCTAAGCGTGGTTAAGGATGGCAAGCCCTCAAACGTTTCGTCAGCTGCAGAGTCGCCTTCTTCCGTAAATGTCGACAATGAAGCCACTGTTGCTTCAGATTCTTTAGTATTTGACTTCTTCAACAAATGCGTCATATTCAACTTTGTCAGATTTAGGCACACAGATGTTCCATGTCATACGCGTTTATTGTAAAACGgttgactgtaaataaaatgaaataatcaataaacaatCACAAGCTGAGGGCGGAAAGAAAATGCATTACCAGaagttaatagaaaataaacttacatatgATAACGCTCCAAAGGCCTAAATCGACAAGAAACTGATAGGAAACGTGAACGATAACGTTATTGGCATAAAAATAGCAACTAAATTTAGAAAGCAGTtaataagaatgaaatataaaatacatgaacaattaaagcaataaatGACGACGATGGTCATATGGGGCCCCGGTTACGATACCTTCACCACAGGTCTACCTAACGAGACCAAAACCCACACACACGCTAAGTCAATGAAGCGGATAATGCGAAACCACACCACTAACATCATAACAAGATTAAACAAGAACGTCCTACGACGCGTAAAGTCGAGATGCAAGAGCCACGCGTGACACGTCAGATGCAGTAAAGCCCGCGAAACTCGcgtcaaaacagaaaagcaattatcgataaaaattagCAGGTCGGAACACAAAGAGAACAGcgttcaaaatattatcaactgaaaagaaacttctatcgccgacaaccagagactggcctgaaattgaattgaactgaatcgcttccaaatacataataaaagctaattattcgaaacgtttcaatttttacaatcatgctaacatatgccacgactatactaacgaggaagccatcgggaagcgtttgatataaaaatattaacaaaattgaaagtacgccgatcacatccaaatcctcgagcgaaaagtactaaacaaagcaatacaaatattattatcagagactggcctgaaattgaatcaaactaaatcgcttccaaatacataatgaaagctaattaatcgaaacaaatcaatttttacaatcatgctaacatattgtttgcaaaaaagtggcaaaattatatgaaagagttatctattaactgctttgggaaaacagttctccccgtcggggaatcgaaccccggtctcccgcgtgacaggcggggatacacgccacaatactaacgaggaagccgtcggaaagactttgatataaaaatattaacaaaatagaaagaacgccgatcacatccaaattctcgagcgaaaagtactaaacaaagcaatacaaatattattaccagagactggcctgaaattgaattgaactaaatcgcttccaaatacataataaaagctaattattcgaaacgatttaatttttacaatcatgccaccatattgtttgcgaaaaagtggcataattatgtgggagagtatctatcatccatttgaaaaagagttctccccgtcggggaatcgaaccccggtctcccgcgtgacaggcggggatactcaccactatactaacgaggaagccgtcggtaagcgtttgatataaaaatattaagaaaattgaaagaacgccggccacatccaaatcctcgagcgaaaagtactaaacaaagcaattcaaatattattaccagagactggtctgatattgaattgaacttaatcgcttccaaatacataataaaagctaattattcgaaacgatttaatttttacaatcatgctaccatatcttttgcgaaaaagtggaataattatgtgagattttctatcatccatttgaaaaacagttctccccgtcggggaatcgaaccccggtctcccgcgtgacaggcggggatactcaccactatactaacgaggaagccgtcggaaagcgtttgatataaaaatattaagaaaattgaaagaacgccggtcacatccaaaaactcctgcgaaaagtactaaacaaagcaatacaaatattattatcagagactggcctgaaatggaattaaactaaatcgcttccaaatacataaccatagctaattaatcgaaacgattcaatttttacaaccatgctaaaatattgtttgcaaaaaagtggcaaaattatatgaacgagttatcttcattaactgcttttggaaaacagttctccccgtcggggaatcgaaccccggtctcccgcgtgacaggcggggatactcacgacTATAcaaacgaggaagccgtcggaaagcgtttgatataaaaatattaagaaaattgaaagtacgccggtcacatctaAATCCTCgaacgaaaagtactaaacaaagcaatacaaatattattaccagagactggcctgaaattgaatcaaactaaatcgcttccaaatacataatgaaagctaattaatcgaaactaatcaatttttacaatcatgctaacatattgtttgcgaaaaaatggcataattatgtgaggcggggatactcaccactatactaacgaggaagccgtcggaaagcgtttgatataaaaatattaagaaaattgaaagtacgccgttcacatccaaatccttgaacgaaaagtactaaacaaagcaatacaaatattattaccagagactggcctgaaattgaatcaaactaaatcgcttccaaatacataatgaaagctaattaatcgaaacaaatcaatttttacaatcatgctaacatattgtttgcgaaaaagtggcataattatgtgagagagtatccacccgtcggggaatcgaaccccggtctcccgcgtgacaggcggggatactcaccactatactaacgaggaagtcgtcggaaagcgtttgatataaaaatattaacaaaattgaaagtacgccgatcacatccaaatcctcgagcgaaaagtactaaacaaagcaattcaaatattattaccagagactggcctaaaattgaattgaacttaatcgcttccaaatacatattaaaagctaattattcgaaacgattcaatttttacaatcatgctaacatatcttttgcgaaaaagtggcataattatgtgagagagtatcatCATCCATTtcaaaaagagttctccccgtcggggaatcgaaccccggtctcccgcgtgacaggcggggatactcaccactatactaacgaggaagccgtcggaaagcgtttgatataaaaatattaagaaaattgaaagtacgccggtcacatccaaatcctcgagcgaaaagtactaaacaaagcaatacaaatattattatcagagactggcctgaaattgaatcaaactaaatcgcttccaaatacataatggggaaaggcggggatactcaccactatactaacgaggaagccgtcggaaagcgtttgatataaaaatattaagaaaattgaaagtacgccggtcacatccaaatcctcgagcgaaaagtactaaacaatgcaatacaaatattattaccagagactggcctgaaattgaatcaaactaaatcgctcccaaatacataataaaatctaattaatcgaaactaatcaatttttacaatcatgctaacatattgtttgcgaaaaaatggcataattatgtgaggcggggatactcaccactatactaacgaggaagccgtcggaaagcgtttgatataaaaatattaagaaaattgaaagaacgccggtcacatccaaaaattcctgcgaaaagtactaaacaaagcatatcaaatattattaccagagactggcctgaaattgagtTGAatttaatcgcttccaaatacataataaaagctaattattcgaaacgattcaatttttacaatcatgctaacatatcttttgcgaaaaagcggcataattatgtgagagagtatctatctatcatccatttgaaaaagagttctccccgtcggggaatcgaaccccggtctcccgcgtgacaggcggggatactcaccactatactaacgaggaagccgtcggaaagcgtttgatataaaaatattaagaaaattgaaagtacgccggtcacatccaaatcctcgagcgaaaagtactaaacaaggcaatacaaatattattatcagagactggcctgaaattgaatcaaactaaatcgcttccaaatacataaccatagctaattaatcgaaacaattcaatttttacaatcatgctaacatatcttttgcgaaaaagtggcataattatatGAACGAGTTATCTTCATTAACTGACTTTGGAAagcagttctccccgtcggggaatcgaaccccggtctcccgcgtgacaggcggggatactcacgacTATAcaaacgaggaagccgtcgaaaagcgtttgatataaaaatattaagaaaattgaaagtacgccgttcacatccaaatccatgaacgaaaagtactaaacaaagcaatacaaatattattaccagagaatggcctgaaattgaatcaaactaaatcgcttccaaatacataaccatagctaattaatcgaaacaaatcaatttttacaatcatgctaacatattgttggcaaaaaagtggcataattatgtgagagagtatctatcattcatttgaaaaatatttctccccgtcggggaatcgaaccccggtctcccgcgtgacaggcggggatactcaccactatactaacgaggaagtcgtcggaaagcgtttgatataaaaatattaacgaaattgaaagtacgccgatcacatccaaatcctcgagcgaaaagtactaaacaaagcaattcaaatattattaccagagactggcctgaaattgaattgaacttaatcgcttccaaatacataataaaagctaattattcgaaatgatttaatttttacaatcatgctaacatatcttttgcgaaaaagtggcataattatgtgagagagtatctatcatccatttgaaaaacagttcaccccgtcggggaatcgaaccccggtctcccgcgtgacaggcggggatacacgccacaatactaacgaggaagccgtcggaaagactttgatataaaaatattaacaaaatagaaagaatgccgatcacatccaaattctcgagcgaaaagtactaaacaaagcaatacaaatattattaccagagactggcctgaaattgaattgaactaaatcgcttccaaatacataataaaagctaattattcgaaacgatttaatttttacaatcatgctaccatattgtttgcgaaaaagtggcataattatgtgagagagtatctatcatccatttaaaaaacagttctccccgtcggggaatcgaacccagGTCTCCCGCGTGaaaggcggggatactcaccactatactaacaaggaagtcgtcggaaagcgtttgatataaaaatattaagaaaattgaaagaacgccggtcacatccaaattctcgagcgaaaagtactaaacaaagcaatacaaatattattatcagagactggcctgaaattgaattaaactaaatcgcttccaaatacataaccatagctaattaatcgaaacgattcaatttttacaaccatgctaaaatattgtttgcaaaAAAGTGGCAAAACTATATGAACCAGTTATCTTCATTAACTGCTTttggaaaacagttctccccgtcggggaatcgaaccccggtctcccgcgtgacaggcggggatactcacgacTATAcaaacgaggaagccgtcggaaagcgtttgatataaaaatattaagaaaattgaaagttcgCCGGTCACATCTAAATCCTCgaacgaaaagtactaaacaaagcaatacaaatattattaccagagactggcctgaaattgaatcaaactaaatcgcttccaaatacataatgaaagctaattaatcgaaactaatcaatttttacaatcatgctaacatattgtttgcgaaaaaatggcataattatgtgaggcgggaatactcaccactatactaacgaggaagccgtcggaaagcgtttgatataaaaatattaaaaaaattgaaagtacgccgttcacatccaaatccttgaacgaaaagtactaaacaaagcaatacaaatattattaccagagactggcctgaaattgaatcaaactaaatcgcttccaaatacataataaaagctaattaatcgaaactaatcaatttttacaatcatgctaacatattgtttgcgaaaaaatggcataattatgtgaggcggggatactcaccactatactaacgaggaagccgtcggaaagcgcttgatataaaaatattaggaaattgaaagtacgccgttcacatccaaatccttgaACGAAAaatactaaacaaagcaatacaaatattattaccagagactggcctgaaattgaattgaactaaatcgcttccaaataaataatgaaagcgaattaatcgaaacgaatcaatttttaaaatcacgctaacatattgtttgcgaaaaagtggaataattatgtgagatatcatctatcatccatttgaaaaagagttctccctgTCGGGGAATCGAATCCCGGtttcccgcgtgacaggcggggatactcaccactatactaacgaggaagccgtcggaaagcgtttgatataaaaatattaagaaaattgaaagaacgccggtcacatccaaatcctcgagcgaaaagtactaaacaaagcaatacaaatattattagcagagactggcctgaaattgaattgaactaaatcgcttccaaatacataatgaaagcgaattaatcgaaacgaatcaatttttaaaatcacgctaacatattgtttgcgaaaaagtggcatatttATACGAACgagttatctatcatccattttttCTCCCCGTCGATGAAttgaaccccggtctcccgcgtgacaggcggggatactcaagaatatactaacgaggaagccatcggaaagcgtttgatataaaaacagtaagaaaattgaaagtacgccggtcacatccaaaccCTCGAGccaaaagtactaaacaaattaatacaaatattattaccagagactggcctgaaattgaattaaactaaatcgcttccaaatacataaccatgctaaaatactgtttgcgaaaaagtggcaaaattatatgaacgagTTATCTTCATTAACTACTTTGGAAAATCAGTTCTCCCcctcggggaatcgaaccccggtctcccgcgtgacaggcggggatactcaccactatactaacgaggaagccgtcggaaagcgtttggtATAAAACATTAGGAAAATTtcaagtacgccggtcacatccaaatcctcgagcgaaaagtactaaacaaagcaatacaaatattattatcagagactggcctgaaattgaatcaaactaaatcgcttccaaatacataatgaaagctaattaatcgaaacaaatcaatttttacaatcatgctaacatattgtttgcgaaaaagtggcataattatgtgagagagtatctatcattcatttgaaaaagagttctccccgtcggggaatcgaaccccggtctcccgcgtgacaggcggggatactcaccactatattaacgaggaagtcgtcggaaagcgtttgatataaaaatattaacaaaattgaaagttcgccggtcacatccaaatcctcgagcgaaaagtactaaataaagcaattcaaatattattaccagagactggcctgaaattgaattgaacttaatcgcttccaaatacatattaaaagctaattattcgaaacgatttaatttttacaatcatgctaacatatcttttgcgaaaaagtcgcataattatgtgagagagtatctatctatcatccatttgaaaaagagttctccccgtcggggaatcgaaccccggtctcccgcgtgacaggcggggatactcgccactatactaacgaggaagccgtcgaaaagcgtttgatataaaaatattaagaaaattgaaagtacgccggtcacatccaaatcctcgagcgaaaagtactaaacaaagcaattcaaatattattaccagagactggcctgaaattgaattgaacttaatcgcttccaaatacatattaaaagctaattaatcgaaaaaaatcaatttttacaatcatgctaacatattgtttgcgaaaaagtggcaaaattatatgaacgagttatcttcattaactgcttttggaaaacagttctccccgtcggggaatcgaaccccggtctcccgcgtgacaggcggggatactcacgacTATAcaaacgaggaagccgtcggaaagcgtttgatataaaaatattaagaaaattgaaagtacgccggtcacatctaAATCCTCgaacgaaaagtactaaacaaagcaatacaaatattattaccagagactggcctgaaattgaatcaaactaaatcgcttccaaatacataatgaaagctaattaatcgaaactaatcaatttttacaatcatgctaacatattgtttgcgaaaaaatggcataattatgtgaggcggggatactcaccactatactaacgaggaagccgtcgaaaagcgtttgatataaaaatattaagaaacttgaaagtacgccgttcacatccaaatccttgaaagaaaagtactaaacaaagcaatacaaatattattaccagagactggcctgaaattgaatcaaactaaatcgcttccaaatacataatgaaagctaattaatcgaaacaaatcaatttttacaatcatgctaacatattgtttgcgaaaaagtggcataattatgtgagagagtatctatcattcatttgaaaaatatttctccccgtcggggaatcgaaccccggtctcccgcgtgacaggcggggatactcaccactatactaacgaggaagtcgtcggaaagcgtttgatataaaaatattaacgaaattgaaagtacgccgatcacatccaaatcctcgagcgaaaagtactaaacaaagcaattcaaatattattaccagagactggcctgaaaatgaattgaacttaatcgcttccaaatacataataaaagctaattattcgaaatgatttaatttttactatcatgctaacatatcttttgcgaaaaagtggcatatttatgtgagagagtatctatcatccatttgaaaaagagttctccccgtcggggaatcgaaccccggtctcccgcgtgacaggcggggatacacgccacaatactaacgaggaagccgtcggaaagactttgatataaaaatattaacaaaatagaaagaacgccgatcacatccaaattctccagcgaaaagtactaaacaaagcaattcaaatattattaccagagactggcctgaaattgaattaaactaaatcgcttccaaatacataataaaagctaattattcgaaacgatttaatttttacaatcatgctaccatattgtttgcgaaaaagtggcataaatatgtgagagagtatctatcatccatttaaaaaacagttctccccgtcggggaatcgaacccagGTCTCCCGCGTGaaaggcggggatactcaccactatactaacaaggaagtcgtcggaaagcgtttgatataaaaatattaagaaaattgaaagaacgccggtcacatccaaattctcgagcgaaaagtactaaacaaagcaatacaaatattattatcagagactggcctgaaattgaattaaactaaatcgcttccaaatacataaccatagctaattaatcgaaacgattcaatttttacaaccatgctaaaatattgtttgcaaaaaagtggcaaaattatatgaaccagttatcttcattaactgcttttggaaaacagttctccccgtcggggaatcgaaccccggtctcccgcgtgacaggcggggatactcacgacTATAcaaacgaggaagccgtcggaaagcgtttgatataaaaatattaagaaaattgaaagttcgCCGGTCACATCTAAATCCTCgaacgaaaagtactaaacaaagcaatacaaatattattaccagagactggcctgaaattgaatcaaactaaatcgcttccaaatacataatgaaagctaattaatcgaaactaatcaatttttacaatcatgctaacatattgtttgcgaaaaaatggcataattatgtgaggcgggaatactcaccactatactaacgaggaagccgtcggaaagcgtttgatataaaaatattaagaaaattgaaagtacgccgttcacatccaaatccttgaacgaaaagtactaaacaaagcaatacaaatattattaccagagactggcctgaaattgaatcaaactaaatcgcttccaaatacacaataaaagctaattaatcgaaactaatcaatttttacaatcatgctaacatattgtttgcgaaaaaatggcataattatgtgaggcggggatactcaccactatactaacgaggaagccgtcggaaagcgcttgatataaaaatattaggaaattgaaagtacgccgttcacatccaaatccttgaACGAAAaatactaaacaaagcaatacaaatattattaccagagactggcctgaaattgaattgaactaaatcgcttccaaataaataatgaaagcgaattaatcgaaacgaatcaatttttaaaatcacgctaacatattgtttgcgaaaaagtggaataattatgtgagatatcatctatcatccatttgaaaaagagttctccctgTCGGGGAATCGAATCCCGGtttcccgcgtgacaggcggggatactcaccactatactaacgaggaagccgtcggaaagcgtttgatataaaaatattaagaaaattgaaagaacgccggtcacatccaaatcctcgagcgaaaagtactaaacaaagcaatacaaatattattagcagagactggcctgaaattgaattgaactaaatcgcttccaaatacataatgaaagcgaattaatcgaaacgaatcaattttcaaaatcacgctaacatattgtttgcgaaaaagtggcatatttATACGAACgagttatctatcatccattttttCTCCCCGTCGATGAAttgaaccccggtctcccgcgtgacaggcggggatactcaagaatatactaacgaggaagccatcggaaagcgtttgatataaaaacagtaagaaaattgaaagtacgccggtcacatccaaaccCTCGAGccaaaagtactaaacaaattaatacaaatattattaccagagactggcctgaaattgaattaaactaaatcgcttccaaatacataaccatgctaaaatactgtttgcgaaaaagtggcaaaattatatgaacgagTTATCTTCATTAACTACTTTGGAAAATCAGTTCTCCCcctcggggaatcgaaccccggtctcccgcgtgacaggcggg
The sequence above is a segment of the Styela clava chromosome 7, kaStyClav1.hap1.2, whole genome shotgun sequence genome. Coding sequences within it:
- the LOC144425080 gene encoding uncharacterized protein LOC144425080, which produces MEEDSDNTINLQPACAKQSGGEMGAATDQLRESRAREHDDRRETPTLLKSPFMSHRFNNFDEHDVLQSTRRKSARFEPETFTASDKRREYTISYTPRHYQNPSPANQMPLPDQSVDSWIDNLQPNQAGSRTVNDNISLAEQTCLSLSLNSKMWAEHHLPPVQISPFDGSAINWPNFIELFYENVHSRLDYDGQRMVRLSAYLSGSAKRRVEGLGTAGSHYILVLKELKRRYGQPVLIARAVLDRVVNGKRMSPLSADRLLNFHSDVRDCVVNLKKMCYLADISSVENVRRVSSRIPQELNSSWNKFVVGFIHKNSNPTLIDFEQWLWERTEEIANPFSPDVTCNVINRTDLTDHEIPRSARRRFPTPFSTLSNLESDYTSYSDASRCQFCNARHSLRSCETFFGATDYVKRNFVVDYRLCFKCLEPGHRAFMCRCDVECSICNGKHHKCIHGIRMFESVPRPINRQGINNAVSVTTRVQFQLLPVLVRGANGRSEYTVALLDSASQVSLIHPKLKTKLDLRGRRKRLMLTTLGGTGVLHDSEAVELFVRDKLNPDGEELHLKSVFVCGTRIPHPERSHKDFETFHHLRGLSLPDIRENEVMLLIGADHPIAHFQLERRVGGDNEPIAIRTPLGWTLLGANKRACEGFNSC